From the genome of Pseudomonadales bacterium:
TTGGCAATAGCATTTTAAGTTAAAAGATATCTTGGTTACGCATAACACATATACAAAGACTATACGTTTAAATGTCTATAAAACACAGCACACTCAACATTTACTGCGAATAATATCACTTAATCCCTCGATAAAACGCTCATGGTCATTGCAGCTTGGCACTAACTGCACAATGTCACCGCCATGTTCGTTGAAGATCTCTTGGTACTCGTCGCCTATTTCAATGACGGTTTCTAAACAGTCTGCAACAAAGGCGGGGCTAAATACCAAGAGTTTTTTAGCGCCTTGCTTGGCTTGCTGTTCAACCACTTCGTCGGAAAACGGCGTCAGCCATTTTTTATCTAATCGGGATTGAAAGCACACGGTGTAATCATCTTCAGTAAGCCCCAGCCGTTCCGCCAGTAGGCGTGTGGTAGCGTAGCTAGTTGCCTTATAGCACAGCTGATTTTGCGCATTCAGCTCGGTTTCACAGGGTTGATCACTGCATAAATCGCTATCAGGATAAACCTTATCGACATGGCGTTCGGGTAAACCGTGGTATGAAAATAGAATATGATCATAGTCTTCAAGCGTAAACTGACTGGCACGGTCAATAATCGAGTCGATATAGCCGGGATTATCCCAAAACTGATTGATAATGCTGATCTGAGGTATGGCCCACCATTGACTAATCAGCTTG
Proteins encoded in this window:
- the hemH gene encoding ferrochelatase; this encodes MPSHTAVLLIQLGTPDSPKTSDVRRYLKEFLNDPRVIDLPWLARMLLVNGIIVPFRAPKSAKIYQELWDQSDGKSPLLTHTQSVQEKLQARLGDDIDVYMAMRYQNPSLKDVIADMRDRQYQHIILLPLFPQYASASSGSAIELASKLISQWWAIPQISIINQFWDNPGYIDSIIDRASQFTLEDYDHILFSYHGLPERHVDKVYPDSDLCSDQPCETELNAQNQLCYKATSYATTRLLAERLGLTEDDYTVCFQSRLDKKWLTPFSDEVVEQQAKQGAKKLLVFSPAFVADCLETVIEIGDEYQEIFNEHGGDIVQLVPSCNDHERFIEGLSDIIRSKC